One window of Quercus robur chromosome 5, dhQueRobu3.1, whole genome shotgun sequence genomic DNA carries:
- the LOC126724985 gene encoding nuclear transcription factor Y subunit A-3-like isoform X3, producing MGNRPQHCHNTEQLNFQFQDQDSPSTQSTGQSYPEVVSMQESNPCGQGIVSPKSVFIETKEKPIGGITRQFSLMGTQDLVFSSSKLDHSQSIACLQFPYSDPYYGLLAATFGHQAILHPSRMIGMATARVPLPLGFPDDEPIYVNKKQYHAILRRRQFRAKLEAQNKLIKSRKPYLHESRHLHALKRARGSGGRFLNKKKLEESNHTPTSHGLDDSGSPKLHLFANISESEVHQPENYRDGASTISCSYVTSVSNSDDIFQQPEFRFSGYPPHIGGTMNSHSVDMLHGASKQHHLTVLR from the exons ATGGGAAATCGACCACAACATTGTCATAACACTGAGCAattgaattttcaattccaaGACCAGGATTCCCCTTCGACTCAATCAACTGGTCAATCTTACCCTGAAGTGGTTAGTATGCAAGAAAGCAACCCTTGTGGACAAGGCATAGTTTCGCCAAAATCAG TATTTATTGAAACTAAGGAGAAGCCTATTGGAGGCATCACAAGACAATTCTCGTTGATGGGAACTCAGGATTTAGTCTTCTCTTCATCAAAGCTTGATCATAGCCAATCAATT GCTTGCCTTCAATTTCCCTATTCTGATCCATATTACGGTCTGCTTGCTGCTACATTTGGACATCAGGCTATT TTGCATCCATCCCGAATGATAGGGATGGCCACTGCTCGAGTGCCCCTTCCCCTTGGTTTTCCAGACGATGAACCCATTTATGTCAATAAAAAGCAGTACCATGCAATTCTCAGACGGAGGCAGTTTCGTGCCAAGCTTGAAGCTCAGAACAAACTCATCAAAAGTCGTAAG CCGTATCTTCATGAATCTCGGCATCTCCATGCGTTAAAGAGGGCTAGAGGATCTGGTGGACGCTTTCTCAACAAGAAGAAGCTTGAAGAATCCAATCATACTCCTACAAGCCATGGACTGGATGATTCAGGCTCCCCAAAGCTACATTTGTTTGCAAATATATCAGAATCTGAAGTTCATCAGCCAGAAAACTATAGGGATGGAGCTTCAACCATCTCTTGCTCTTACGTCACAAGTGTCTCCAACAGTGACGACATCTTCCAACAGCCAGAATTCAGGTTCTCTGGCTATCCTCCTCACATTGGCGGGACCATGAATAGTCACTCGGTTGATATGCTGCATGGTGCTAGTAAGCAACACCATCTCACTGTCCTTCGGTGA
- the LOC126724985 gene encoding nuclear transcription factor Y subunit A-3-like isoform X2 translates to MSREAKCRNSTELQVQQSSISRSLSLKMGNRPQHCHNTEQLNFQFQDQDSPSTQSTGQSYPEVVSMQESNPCGQGIVSPKSVFIETKEKPIGGITRQFSLMGTQDLVFSSSKLDHSQSIACLQFPYSDPYYGLLAATFGHQAILHPSRMIGMATARVPLPLGFPDDEPIYVNKKQYHAILRRRQFRAKLEAQNKLIKSRKPYLHESRHLHALKRARGSGGRFLNKKKLEESNHTPTSHGLDDSGSPKLHLFANISESEVHQPENYRDGASTISCSYVTSVSNSDDIFQQPEFRFSGYPPHIGGTMNSHSVDMLHGASKQHHLTVLR, encoded by the exons ATGAGTAGAGAAGCTAAATGCAG GAATTCTACTGAATTACAAGTCCAGCAATCATCTATATCCAGAAGCTTAAGCTTGAAGATGGGAAATCGACCACAACATTGTCATAACACTGAGCAattgaattttcaattccaaGACCAGGATTCCCCTTCGACTCAATCAACTGGTCAATCTTACCCTGAAGTGGTTAGTATGCAAGAAAGCAACCCTTGTGGACAAGGCATAGTTTCGCCAAAATCAG TATTTATTGAAACTAAGGAGAAGCCTATTGGAGGCATCACAAGACAATTCTCGTTGATGGGAACTCAGGATTTAGTCTTCTCTTCATCAAAGCTTGATCATAGCCAATCAATT GCTTGCCTTCAATTTCCCTATTCTGATCCATATTACGGTCTGCTTGCTGCTACATTTGGACATCAGGCTATT TTGCATCCATCCCGAATGATAGGGATGGCCACTGCTCGAGTGCCCCTTCCCCTTGGTTTTCCAGACGATGAACCCATTTATGTCAATAAAAAGCAGTACCATGCAATTCTCAGACGGAGGCAGTTTCGTGCCAAGCTTGAAGCTCAGAACAAACTCATCAAAAGTCGTAAG CCGTATCTTCATGAATCTCGGCATCTCCATGCGTTAAAGAGGGCTAGAGGATCTGGTGGACGCTTTCTCAACAAGAAGAAGCTTGAAGAATCCAATCATACTCCTACAAGCCATGGACTGGATGATTCAGGCTCCCCAAAGCTACATTTGTTTGCAAATATATCAGAATCTGAAGTTCATCAGCCAGAAAACTATAGGGATGGAGCTTCAACCATCTCTTGCTCTTACGTCACAAGTGTCTCCAACAGTGACGACATCTTCCAACAGCCAGAATTCAGGTTCTCTGGCTATCCTCCTCACATTGGCGGGACCATGAATAGTCACTCGGTTGATATGCTGCATGGTGCTAGTAAGCAACACCATCTCACTGTCCTTCGGTGA
- the LOC126724985 gene encoding nuclear transcription factor Y subunit A-3-like isoform X1, which yields MRNLKKHFSTSSAHSVSSWFVYCPPFRNSTELQVQQSSISRSLSLKMGNRPQHCHNTEQLNFQFQDQDSPSTQSTGQSYPEVVSMQESNPCGQGIVSPKSVFIETKEKPIGGITRQFSLMGTQDLVFSSSKLDHSQSIACLQFPYSDPYYGLLAATFGHQAILHPSRMIGMATARVPLPLGFPDDEPIYVNKKQYHAILRRRQFRAKLEAQNKLIKSRKPYLHESRHLHALKRARGSGGRFLNKKKLEESNHTPTSHGLDDSGSPKLHLFANISESEVHQPENYRDGASTISCSYVTSVSNSDDIFQQPEFRFSGYPPHIGGTMNSHSVDMLHGASKQHHLTVLR from the exons ATGCGGAACTTAAAGAAACATTTTAGTACAAGTTCTGCCCATTCAGTATcttcatggtttgtttattgtCCCCCATTCAGGAATTCTACTGAATTACAAGTCCAGCAATCATCTATATCCAGAAGCTTAAGCTTGAAGATGGGAAATCGACCACAACATTGTCATAACACTGAGCAattgaattttcaattccaaGACCAGGATTCCCCTTCGACTCAATCAACTGGTCAATCTTACCCTGAAGTGGTTAGTATGCAAGAAAGCAACCCTTGTGGACAAGGCATAGTTTCGCCAAAATCAG TATTTATTGAAACTAAGGAGAAGCCTATTGGAGGCATCACAAGACAATTCTCGTTGATGGGAACTCAGGATTTAGTCTTCTCTTCATCAAAGCTTGATCATAGCCAATCAATT GCTTGCCTTCAATTTCCCTATTCTGATCCATATTACGGTCTGCTTGCTGCTACATTTGGACATCAGGCTATT TTGCATCCATCCCGAATGATAGGGATGGCCACTGCTCGAGTGCCCCTTCCCCTTGGTTTTCCAGACGATGAACCCATTTATGTCAATAAAAAGCAGTACCATGCAATTCTCAGACGGAGGCAGTTTCGTGCCAAGCTTGAAGCTCAGAACAAACTCATCAAAAGTCGTAAG CCGTATCTTCATGAATCTCGGCATCTCCATGCGTTAAAGAGGGCTAGAGGATCTGGTGGACGCTTTCTCAACAAGAAGAAGCTTGAAGAATCCAATCATACTCCTACAAGCCATGGACTGGATGATTCAGGCTCCCCAAAGCTACATTTGTTTGCAAATATATCAGAATCTGAAGTTCATCAGCCAGAAAACTATAGGGATGGAGCTTCAACCATCTCTTGCTCTTACGTCACAAGTGTCTCCAACAGTGACGACATCTTCCAACAGCCAGAATTCAGGTTCTCTGGCTATCCTCCTCACATTGGCGGGACCATGAATAGTCACTCGGTTGATATGCTGCATGGTGCTAGTAAGCAACACCATCTCACTGTCCTTCGGTGA